A single window of Streptosporangiales bacterium DNA harbors:
- a CDS encoding aldehyde dehydrogenase family protein: MTSWDRLTADNFIAGRRRGSVSGETRVDIAPASGIDIGDVTVSNEEDVADAYVAAADAAPRWRAMGAEERRGYLLAWAAAVRARLDDIALVDAVDSGTPLRTMRTGVAKGAEYIEYYAGLGQQLRGATIPATPGHLHYTVREPYGVVAVIIPFNHPAYFAMSKTVPALMAGNTVVLKPADQTPLSATMIADASAGILPAGVFNVVHGGARVGRALAGHPDIWRVHFTGGVDTGLAVQKTAAESGRVKHVSLELGGKNPLLAFPDADPTEVAEAAVVGMNFTRNQGQSCGSTSRLFVPSSMASEVTDEVCALAAKIRLGMPELEDTEMGSLVSPEHQDRVLGFVEEGVSEGARLRVGGERPSGDLAGGAFVKPTVLDRVTPELTVAREEIFGPVLSVITWDTEDELFSMVNDSDYGLTAAIYTHDLATAHRAAARVESGYIWVNGVEKRWKGVPFGGYKNSGLGSEHDLAEMETYTRTKAVTVMLPS; the protein is encoded by the coding sequence ATGACGAGCTGGGATCGACTCACCGCGGACAACTTCATCGCAGGTCGACGTCGGGGTTCGGTGTCCGGTGAGACGCGCGTCGACATCGCACCCGCGAGCGGCATCGACATCGGCGACGTCACGGTGTCGAACGAGGAGGACGTCGCCGACGCGTACGTGGCGGCTGCGGACGCCGCACCACGATGGCGCGCGATGGGTGCCGAGGAACGACGCGGCTACCTGCTCGCCTGGGCCGCCGCGGTGCGGGCCAGACTCGACGACATCGCGCTCGTGGACGCGGTCGACAGCGGCACCCCGCTTCGCACGATGCGAACCGGCGTCGCCAAAGGGGCCGAGTACATCGAGTACTACGCGGGCCTCGGTCAACAGCTCAGGGGCGCGACGATCCCGGCGACACCTGGCCACCTGCACTACACCGTGCGCGAGCCGTACGGAGTGGTCGCTGTCATCATCCCGTTCAACCACCCGGCGTACTTCGCGATGTCCAAGACCGTGCCCGCGTTGATGGCCGGCAACACGGTCGTGCTCAAGCCAGCGGACCAGACTCCGTTGAGTGCCACCATGATCGCCGACGCGTCGGCCGGCATCCTGCCGGCCGGTGTCTTCAACGTCGTCCACGGCGGCGCGCGAGTCGGGCGCGCCCTGGCCGGGCATCCGGACATCTGGCGAGTCCACTTCACCGGCGGTGTCGACACCGGCCTCGCGGTGCAGAAGACGGCGGCGGAAAGCGGCCGGGTCAAACACGTCAGTCTCGAGCTCGGCGGCAAGAACCCGCTGCTCGCCTTTCCCGACGCCGATCCGACCGAGGTCGCCGAGGCCGCCGTGGTGGGGATGAACTTCACCAGGAACCAGGGACAGTCCTGCGGGTCGACGTCGAGACTGTTCGTACCTAGCTCGATGGCCAGCGAGGTGACCGACGAGGTCTGCGCCCTGGCCGCCAAGATCCGCCTCGGCATGCCCGAACTCGAAGACACCGAGATGGGTTCGCTCGTCTCCCCCGAGCACCAGGATCGGGTGCTCGGCTTCGTCGAGGAGGGGGTGTCGGAAGGAGCGCGGCTGCGCGTGGGCGGTGAACGCCCCTCCGGTGATCTTGCCGGCGGCGCGTTCGTCAAGCCCACCGTACTCGACCGCGTGACGCCCGAGCTCACCGTCGCCCGCGAGGAGATCTTCGGACCTGTGCTGTCCGTGATCACCTGGGACACCGAGGACGAGCTGTTCTCGATGGTCAACGACTCCGACTACGGCCTGACCGCCGCGATCTACACGCACGACCTGGCAACAGCGCACCGCGCCGCGGCGCGAGTGGAGTCCGGGTACATCTGGGTCAACGGCGTGGAGAAGCGGTGGAAAGGCGTGCCCTTCGGTGGCTACAAGAACTCTGGCCTAGGCTCCGAGCACGATCTCGCGGAGATGGAGACCTACACCAGGACCAAGGCGGTTACCGTGATGCTCCCGAGCTGA
- a CDS encoding FCD domain-containing protein — translation MLVGVRDSGDKPTLDKVVSRISSGYKTVGQMVLEVLRECILTGIFAPGEHLRQEDLAERIGVSRIPVRTALMQLEAEGLVSFLPHRGAVVRTLTVEQVREVYEIRQLLETHALRKSVARMTSARAARLLELGTALDKQHEGGEFVDERIAFYRELYDAQENPTLVKMIEELRGTVGRYLLSLRIEHPVGGHRKLARYAARGDLDAAESHLRDHLDLVCKGIIAVMSEEVEETKTRSQRHKAASG, via the coding sequence GTGCTTGTGGGGGTCAGGGATTCCGGTGACAAGCCGACGCTGGACAAGGTGGTGTCGCGGATTTCCTCGGGATACAAGACCGTCGGCCAGATGGTCCTGGAGGTCCTCCGCGAATGCATCCTGACCGGGATCTTCGCCCCGGGAGAGCATCTACGTCAGGAAGATCTCGCCGAGCGCATCGGCGTCTCGCGTATACCCGTGCGCACAGCCTTGATGCAGCTCGAGGCCGAAGGTCTGGTGTCCTTCCTCCCGCACCGCGGAGCCGTCGTCCGCACCCTCACCGTCGAGCAGGTGCGCGAGGTGTACGAGATCCGCCAACTACTCGAGACCCACGCGCTGCGCAAGTCGGTGGCCAGGATGACGTCGGCGCGGGCGGCGCGGCTGCTCGAACTCGGCACTGCCTTGGACAAGCAGCACGAAGGCGGCGAGTTCGTCGACGAACGGATCGCCTTCTACCGCGAACTCTACGACGCGCAGGAGAACCCGACGCTCGTCAAGATGATCGAGGAACTGCGCGGGACGGTCGGCCGCTACCTGCTCAGCCTCCGCATCGAGCATCCGGTCGGCGGGCACCGCAAACTCGCCCGCTACGCCGCCCGCGGTGACCTCGACGCCGCCGAGAGCCACCTGCGCGATCACCTGGACCTAGTGTGCAAGGGCATCATCGCCGTGATGTCGGAAGAGGTCGAGGAAACGAAGACCCGGAGCCAGAGACACAAGGCCGCCTCCGGCTAG